One part of the Candida albicans SC5314 chromosome R, complete sequence genome encodes these proteins:
- the BUD5 gene encoding Ras family guanine nucleotide exchange factor (Predicted GTP/GDP exchange factor for Rsr1; rat catheter biofilm induced), producing the protein MFQQPNYSDPGKHISTSSSVYPDSNSASPESSPRIPGAFEQIIIPRHKENPFRTNKPIEQQQQQQQQQQQQQQQQQQQQQQQQQQQQQQQHQQHQEHQANGHDEEQNRMPTEGSNQTFQSYMTARSGAYSFEEEDYENEVAGHQDQQSENGSIYSQNQEPQLRNAPSFSSINESIFHNSSKNTTLDTTENDETPLIDSSERYPDETPIVDDNGFLHEINHGEKDIIASEPIDSNEPTSLLPKQNLSKKFKRVSVALQNTRTSGESYNFRYVFQNNVDQANRTATQDNTAPKLERKSTYYRKLQEKKLQSSQEQQGTEVENMVISNDQHSEASSISTRASSTHTDTSGRDDEQDDNLVKKNSTNSSSNFVFSNNNLPSSYNLGGSKVNDDIPIRKDLIRENKAQVQQDAIDRERLQMYNNSTAMSEEGGLNIVYKDANTTSDDTYSKPPSPTKSEEKEDNLSDFFIRALHSFDSSTLQSKSDASICLSFEKNDIAFLHTIDESGWGEVTLLETLQTGWIPMNYFSLVVTSSDDEEDEDDSYEDNDDDDSNKIPNNHYLKPLLHACGQFLSNPLSHKDRRNKYTFSIRVINSIRDGVRLLLQQTDCLSRSNELVTKRPIVRKSRKSLLADWYNLMVKANEFKGTSNYNKIEILTLMVYQVSRKAVSFLEIWSAESKEIITRDHTGKKLYDDLNDCPLLKTPPLAKQRITEIHGVLFSYLGLIIGRLDLIEHNQIGCDMLETLAHQIILLLRELLFVSRTGSEYSKDKPRELDSSLDGLLSLVSDLVASVKNLVVRTVNETEEDRIHKFGGPQLNGARDYYYTPEGGELLQIASRMVKAISVTVASIRKLLEVTGDFKLSSERSYPDYSKMRIEPQEFIKKCSQGITKPKDMPIQQPNGATSTSNSGGIKAYKANRYSMIRAGKTGDLGLTENGVNYLQSLNNENGNGNNVVDELDGSSPFTSSAPEFKPFTSEGGNESNNDANINANINNELSVDSNGNLLGGSFKGLVYTLTNEDSPPEYFFVSTFFICFRSFSTGIDLIEELITRFQVGYVSNDINIDLKLKKRRKLVAKSIQLWMESYWNHEADYNLLTTLINFFNEGMSDYLPLDAIRLIDIGARLSSRPLVENRSRRIKDTKQLVNRSITNAAKLPRKTGSILGDEINRYSMIDSYSLSKINSTSSSNSTTSSSGHSASLPMPLGPTSTSKTSLLTSSQLETIEKVNLTYRAILGNSWCSQKYINSIKYIPLDLSVLMPNFYIICDQSWVLSNYRPNLLDFNGLEIAKQLTLLESYIFCSIKPDELLNQNYTTKRAHLKLAPNVRLSLLFTNCLSGYVIESILQPNITIKLRISMVKIWLKIAISCLYLRNFNSLAAIITALESHLITRISSIWIKLEDKYTELYDYLSSIIHPEKNYRVYRNKLRNFLNSPMGLETPPIPIVPYFSLFLQDLTFINDGNPNYRKANTFLNQKLINIDKYLKITRIIADIECLQISYLDDPNIVGNGDGNSLMENGDDKPNYTINPVAPLQELILLELWKICQLNKTEEDRAWKLSCKIQPRDVS; encoded by the coding sequence ATGTTTCAACAACCAAACTATTCAGATCCAGGCAAACATATCAGTACATCATCTAGCGTATATCCTGACTCGAACAGTGCCTCCCCAGAATCATCACCACGTATACCAGGTGCATTtgaacaaataataatacctCGTCATAAGGAAAATCCATTTCGTACAAACAAACCTATagagcaacaacaacaacaacagcaacaacaacaacaacaacaacagcaacaacaacaacaacaacaacaacaacaacaacaacaacaacaacaacaacatcaacagcATCAAGAACATCAGGCTAATGGACATGACGAAGAACAAAATCGTATGCCAACCGAGGGATCTAATCAAACATTTCAATCATATATGACTGCCCGTAGTGGGGCTTATtcatttgaagaagaagattatgAGAATGAAGTAGCAGGACACCAGGACCAACAAAGTGAAAATGGCAGTATTTACTCACAAAACCAAGAACCACAATTAAGAAATGCCCCAAGTTTCTcatcaataaatgaatcaattttcCATAATTCCTCGAAAAATACTACCCTTGACACCACTGAAAACGACGAAACCCCATTAATAGATAGCAGCGAGAGGTACCCTGATGAAACTCCGATAGTTGACGATAATGGATTTCTTCACGAGATAAACCACGGAGAAAAAGATATCATTGCAAGTGAACCTATTGATTCGAATGAACCAACTTCATTACtaccaaaacaaaatttgagcaagaaattcaaaagaGTGTCAGTGGCATTACAGAATACACGAACTTCAGGGGAATCGTACAATTTTAGATATGTATTCCAAAACAATGTTGACCAAGCAAATAGAACAGCAACTCAAGATAATACTGCCCCCAAACTTGAACGCAAAAGTACATATTACAGAAAACTACAAGAGAAAAAGCTACAATCATcacaagaacaacaagGTACAGAAGTGGAGAATATggtaatttcaaatgatcAACACTCGGAAGCTAGTTCTATCAGCACCAGAGCATCAAGTACACATACTGATACCAGTGGAAGAGACGACGAACAAGATGATAATCTagtgaaaaagaattcgacaaattcatcatcaaattttgtattcagtaataataatttaccATCATCGTACAATTTGGGAGGATCTAAAGTAAATGACGATATACCGATTCGAAAAGATTTAATCAGAGAAAATAAAGCACAAGTTCAGCAGGATGCAATTGATAGGGAACGATTACAAATGTACAATAATTCAACGGCAATGTCAGAAGAAGGTGGGTTGAACATTGTTTACAAAGACGCCAATACTACTAGTGATGACACATACCTGAAACCACCATCTCCAACAAAAtctgaagaaaaagaagacaaTTTGTCCGATTTTTTCATACGAGCATTGCattcatttgattcatcaactttacaatcaaaatcagatgcatcaatttgtttatcattTGAGAAAAATGACATTGCATTTCTTCATACCATTGACGAATCAGGATGGGGGGAAGTCACTTTATTAGAAACTTTACAAACTGGATGGATTCCTATGAACTATTTTTCGCTCGTTGTTACATCcagtgatgatgaagaggaCGAGGATGATAGCTATGAAGATAATGACGATGACGACAGTAATAAAATCCCaaataatcattatttgaaacCATTATTACATGCATGTGGACAATTTCTTTCTAATCCATTGAGTCATAAAGATCGTCGAAACAAGTACACTTTTTCCATTAGAGtgataaattcaattagaGATGGTGTGAGGttattattacaacaaACTGATTGTTTATCAAGATCGAATGAATTAGTCACCAAAAGACCAATTGTAAGAAAATCGCGGAAATCATTATTGGCAGATTGGTATAATCTTATGGTCAAAGCTAATGAATTTAAAGGTACTTCaaattacaacaaaataGAAATCTTAACATTAATGGTGTATCAAGTGAGTCGTAAAGCTGTATCATTTTTAGAAATATGGTCAGCTGAAAGTAAAGAAATCATTACTCGTGATCACACGGggaaaaaattatatgatgatttgaatgaTTGCCCATTATTGAAAACGCCTCCATTGGCCAAACAAAGAATCACGGAAATCCATGGGGTATTATTTTCCTATTTAGGGTTAATTATAGGAAGattggatttgattgaaCATAATCAAATTGGATGTGATATGTTAGAGACTTTAGCTCatcaaattatattacTTTTACGAGAATTATTATTCGTATCAAGAACAGGTTCAGAATATTCCAAAGATAAACCTCGAGAATTAGATAGTTCTTTAGATGGATTATTATCTTTAGTCAGCGATTTGGTTGCTAGtgtgaaaaatttagtGGTTAGAACTGTTAATGAAACTGAAGAAGATCGTATTCACAAATTTGGTGGTCCACAATTAAACGGGGCCAgagattattattacacaCCAGAAGGAGGAGAATTGTTACAAATTGCATCAAGAATGGTTAAAGCAATTAGTGTGACAGTTGCATCGATTAGAAAATTATTGGAAGTTACTggtgatttcaaattaagTTCAGAAAGATCTTATCCAGATTATTCGAAAATGAGAATTGAACCTCaagaatttataaaaaaatgttcACAGGGAATCACTAAACCAAAAGACATGCCAATACAACAACCCAACGGCGCAACTTCTACTTCTAATAGTGGTGGTATTAAAGCGTATAAAGCTAATAGATATTCTATGATTAGAGCTGGTAAAACTGGGGATTTGGGTTTAACTGAGAATGGTGTCAATTACTTACAATCattgaataatgaaaatggtaatggtaataatgttgttgatgagCTTGATGGATCATCACCATTTACTCTGTCAGCTCCTGAATTTAAACCATTCACATCAGAAGGAGGGAATGAATCAAACAATGATGCTAATATTAATGCCAATATAAATAACGAATTATCAGTTGATAGTAATGGAAATCTATTAGGGGGTTCATTTAAAGGGCTTGTGTATACTTTAACCAATGAAGATCTGCCACCAgagtatttttttgtgtCAACATTTTTCATATGTTTCCGAAGTTTTAGTACTGggattgatttaattgaagaattaataACTAGATTTCAAGTTGGTTATGTTAGTAATgatattaatattgatttgaaattgaaaaagagaagGAAATTAGTGGCTAAACTGATTCAATTATGGATGGAATCTTATTGGAATCATGAAGCTGATTATAATTTGTTGACGacattaatcaattttttcaatgaagGTATGAGTGATTATTTACCTTTGGATGCCATtagattgattgatattgGTGCCAGACTTTCATCAAGACCATTAGTGGAGAATAGATCCAGAAGAATTAAAGACACCAAACAATTAGTCAATAGAAGTATTACCAATGCTGCTAAATTACCAAGAAAAACTGGGTCAATCCTTggtgatgaaattaatcGTTATTCAATGATTGATAGTTATAGTCTTTCCAAGATTAACAGCACCAGCAGTAGTAACTCAACtactagtagtagtggtcATTCAGCATCGTTGCCAATGCCACTTGGACCTACTAGTACATCGAAAACATCATTATTGACTTCTTCACAACTTGAAactattgaaaaagttaaTCTTACTTATAGAGCAATCTTGGGGAATAGTTGGTGTTcacaaaaatatattaattcaattaaatatattccATTAGATTTATCAGTGTTAATGCCgaatttttatataatttgtGATCAAAGTTGggttttatcaaattatcgaccaaatttattagattttAATGGATTAGAAATTGCTAAACAATTAACATTATTAGAATcatatattttttgttcaattaagcctgatgaattattaaatcaaaattatacTACCAAAAGAGCTCATTTAAAACTAGCTCCAAATGTTcgattatcattattattcacCAATTGTTTATCAGGGTATGTTATTGAGTCAATATTACAACCCAATATCACCATTAAATTAAGAATTAGTATGGTGAAAATATGGTTAAAAATAGCCATTTCATGTCTTTATTTaagaaattttaattcattagCGGCAATTATAACAGCATTAGAATCTCATTTAATCACCAggatttcatcaatttggATTAAATTAGAAGATAAATATACTGAATTATATGATTATTTATCAAGTATTATTCAtccagaaaaaaattatcgaGTTTATCGAAATAAATTAcgaaattttttgaattcacCAATGGGATTAGAAACTCCACCTATTCCTATTGTTCcttatttttcattatttttacaagatttaacatttattaatgatgGGAATCCAAATTATCGTAAAGCTAATAcatttttaaatcaaaaattaattaatattgataaatatttgaaaattacCAGAATTATTGCTGATATTGAATGTTTACAAATATCTTATCTAGATGATCCAAATATTGTTGGTAATGGTGATGGTAATTCTTTAATGGAAAATGGTGATGATAAACCAAATTATACTATTAATCCAGTTGCACCattacaagaattgattttattggAATTATGGAAGATttgtcaattgaataaaactGAAGAAGATCGTGCTTGGAAATTGAGTTGTAAGATTCAACCAAGAGATGTTAGTTAG
- a CDS encoding uncharacterized protein (Protein of unknown function; Hap43-induced gene), giving the protein MSENTSQELKDELSSIQENSINYSILTSDQDFHNANIKLNNPKLIKDELLHYQNIFSKLKFLYLEQETRDIFLREISEINYKLPPKESNFINEIEFESFNQETQISKQRLKKNKQTMYNKISQLELITNDTDLLYTNYSNRSRQIQQLLNDEINSLELKINDELMMQNDNQTIMEYMMDSRPSSSVSEMISLSQNNENHNHNHNNQDQVNDNDILKKNAIDKLHEINNDINEITKQYENNLYQIEIITKKLNDLNDILKNLKPREYKDDKLQKYTKWSTEMNEILTKLSIINKVELNKEAGTTSGNEYRLSISYGDSSTNNLIIKYHEGDWKIVSLQGYKDNNNNNKLISKINSLGNQKDFFKAIAQFIVELTK; this is encoded by the coding sequence ATGTCCGAAAACACATCAcaagaattaaaagatgAATTATCATCTATTCAAGAAAATTCCATCAATTATTCCATATTAACATCGGATCAAGATTTTCATAATGCTAATATTAAACTTAATAATCCCAAGTTAattaaagatgaattattacattatcaaaacattttttctaaattgaaatttttatatttagaACAAGAAACTAgagatatttttttaagaGAAATATCAGaaattaattataaattaccaccaaaagaatctaatttcattaatgaaattgaattcgAATCATTTAATCAAGAAACTCAAATCAGTAAACAAcgattgaaaaaaaataaacaaacaatgtataataaaatatcacAATTAGAACTCATCACCAATGATActgatttattatatacTAATTATAGTAATCGATCAAgacaaattcaacaattattaaatgatgaaataaattcattagaattgaaaattaatgatgaattaatgaTGCAAAATGATAATCAAACCATAATGGAATATATGATGGATTCTCGTCCTTCATCATCAGTTAGTGAAATGATTTCACTACTGCAAAACAACGAAAACCACAACCATAACCACAACAATCAAGATCAAGTTAATGATAACgatattttgaagaaaaatgctattgataaattacatgaaataaataatgatataaatgaaatcaccaaacaatatgaaaataatttatatcaaattgaaatcatcaccaagaaattaaatgatttaaatgatattttaaaaaatttgaaacctAGAGAATATAAAGATgataaattacaaaaatataCTAAATGGAGTACAGAAATGAATGAAATATTGACAAAATTaagtattattaataaagtTGAATTGAACAAAGAAGCAGGAACCACATCAGGGAATGAATATCGTTTAAGTATAAGTTATGGTGATAGTAGTACaaacaatttaattattaaatatcaTGAAGGAGATTGgaaaattgtttcattaCAAGGATataaagataataataataacaataaactTATATCAAAGATAAATTCATTAGGGAAtcaaaaagatttttttaaagCAATTGCACAATTTATTGTGGAGTTAACTAAGTGA